The DNA sequence ACCACGATGACGGCGGCCCTGGTCGCCGTCCTGCTCACGGCCGCCGGGTGCGCCACCACCGACGACGCGCCGGCCTCGCCGGCGCCGACGGCGACCGACAGCCCGGCGGCGAGCCCGACCGCGAGCCCGAGCCCGACGCCGTCGCCGGGCGAAGACCCGAGCCAGGAGCCCGGCGACGCGACGAGCGAGGGCCCCGGCGGACCGGCGTTCGAGGACCCCGCGAACGTCGTGACCGCCGAGCCGACCGCCGCGGGCGCCGGGCTCACCGTGACCGACGTGCGCGCGGCCACGCATGACGGCTTCGACCGCGTGGTGTTCGACCTCGGCGGCGCG is a window from the Xylanimonas ulmi genome containing:
- a CDS encoding AMIN-like domain-containing (lipo)protein, whose product is MRRRTTMTAALVAVLLTAAGCATTDDAPASPAPTATDSPAASPTASPSPTPSPGEDPSQEPGDATSEGPGGPAFEDPANVVTAEPTAAGAGLTVTDVRAATHDGFDRVVFDLGGAGAPGWRVEYVDDALDDGSGLPVEVAGGAVLQVRISGVGLPMDTGVEEYAGDVVTLPGGAVRQVVYRFMFEGYATAFLGVDEPRPFRVFALQDPARVVVDIER